The Chlamydia poikilotherma DNA segment CTTAATTCAATTAAATAAGAAATATCGTTATTTATAGGAGGGCGTAAATCAGACCAATCACCAATTTCTATTCTACCTCTCTCCGTATCGAGTTGCGACTTAGCATAGGCAAGAGCCGCTTCTCCTTGAGCATTCAAAGGGGGTTGAATTATTTCCGATCTAGAAAATGGTATAGAAGTTGGCGTCTTCTTAATTAACTTTCCTAAAATAAAGCCTAAAACAAGAAAAGAGATACAAACTGAACCAAAAATTAATAATCCCAAACTAGCACTTCCAGCGAGTGCTAAAGCTCCTAACATGATAAAAATAATAGAAAGAGCCAACAAGCCAACCAAAACACTGGTTTTTACGGCTTTAGGACAAGAATTTCGTTGTGTTAATTCTATATTTTGCGTTAGACTCAGGCAGTTGAGTAATTTGTTCAGATTGGGCATAGTTCACCAAGTAAAAAATTAGCGCGAACATTTTCTCCCATTTACTCAATTAAATTCAAGTCGAAAAATTTGCTCCTGAAAATATCAGCAAGTTAAAAATCAGAAAAGCACTGAATGTATTTTTCTGATCTCCTATAATTTAATAGCTTATTTTATGACGTGGATGCGCAAAAAAATCAAAGAATATTCTGTTCCAGAAAGAAACAACGCAACATAACAGAAGTATTCGATTCTCAGCTATATCACAAATAGAATTCTTTCTAACATGAAGTGAAAAACCTCATAACTCTTTCTAAAGTAGTTGCAATCAAAACTAAAGAAAATTTTAGGATTATCTATTAGGTAGGAACTTTTTCCCCGCGGAATGGATTAATCCCTTAGAGCCCAGCCCTATTTAGATACACTTTCAAGACAATCATGCTTATTAAAGCGACTATAAATCCAATAGCAGCTATCCCAAGCACAACACTACCTATGATTAACAAGGGGAGGCTAGCACTTCCGGCAAGACCTAGGGCACCTACAACTACAAAAATTATAGAAAGAGTAAATACAAGAGCTTGAACTACTGTTTTTACTAGTTTTATTGCTTTTGGATGAGCTAATAATCCAAGACAAGTTTCATTAGTTTCAACATTTCCTGAAACAATTTGTACTGGTGATTCACTATTTAAAGAAGGTAAAGATGCTGACATTAAACAAACCAATTAAAAATTAAATCGAATACATTTTAAAATAATTAAAAATTAAAAACAAATATTTTAGAAGAAAGAGGTTGTAACATTTATTTCGCCCTGCTTGGGTTAAATAAACATGTAAAGGCTCAAAGTGACAAACCTGGGAATATGGTGCTCGATCTACATCAAGATGTCATTTTTAGAGTGGAAAAAGTTGGGGAAATTGCTGCAGAAGCAGAATGTAGATTAGACCCCCAACTCGGAGGTAATCATCCTTCCTAGCTGAAAAAGGTTCATCAGATATAAAAGAAATGTAAAGAATAATAAACAAAAGTAGGAAGACGAGGAAGACGACTCCAATTAGAGCTGCCAGTTAACAACGACTTTACTCATGGAGTATTGGTGTATTTCGGGTTTTTTAAGAACACCTAATCTCTCTAATTCCTTTAGCACTCGAGATCCTAATAATCCTTTCGTCAAAGGATTCTCATCCAAATAGTCAAAGAACAGAAGTTTTGCCCATAGGGCGTCCGGAGAATCTAAGGGGATTATAGTCTCTATCTTTCCGTTAGCATTTTTTTGAGATCTATAAACTAGGAAAGCTAAAAAGAGTCTAGAAAGCTTTTCAATACCTTTTTGACTGACAATTTCTCCTTCTCCCAATTCTGTCTTTAAAATCTCTCTGCAAAGTAAGGGGAAGTTTATAGGGAAGTCTGTAGGCTCCCCATGAGGGCTTTTTTTAACCTTCTTAAGCTTATCTTTAGGAATTTGAATCCCAAAAAAATCCATTTTAGTAGATAAGCTGGGGTAATCAATCCAAAAACTCATGTCATCTATTTCAGAAGACTCTAGGGAATTAAAAGCTATATAACAGTCCTCTAGCGGCAAAGAGGTGTAGACAAGGGGAAGGCGACGTATATTCTGTAAGACTTGAGGATAGAGAATCAGCAGTTTCCGTTCTTCTTTACTCACTAAGTTATCAAGACAGACAATTCGACCTTTATAAGAAAGATAAGCATACAGAAGAAACCGTATTGCTAGAGCAATAATTGTAATCGGAATAAATACTAATAAACAGAGAATTCTTAAAACCTTTTCAAATGTGGATAAGACCTGTCCTGGAACAGTCACGGACCAAGCCTTATTCTGCGGATCTCTGGCAACTATATAGGATTGCTTACCTCCTAAGTAAAGACAAAAATCTAGGAAAGAAACGGTCTTTTCTAAAAGAGAAGGTTTAGAATAGTCCGAAAAAATGAGATACGGCATTTCCCACCCAGATAATAAAATTATTTAAAAGGTTATACCACTATAAATGAAACTAGAAATAAGTGTTAAGGCATTAATAATTAATTGTATGGCTTTTCTATAAAACAACTAGCCGTGCAACATAATACATATTATCAGACCATGTAAATATTGCAAAAAATACCAGGTTAGGCTCGCCAGCCACCACCACACTAACCTTCTTCTTCCGGGAGCTCCTGAGCAATTATCCCGGCATAACCCACCAGTTCACCATTGTGATAACAAGGAACTGCCTCCAAAGAGCATATAGACAGACTCTCTGGATATGAGTGACAATCCCTGCGTAATTGTTGAAACTGCTCTTCACTTAAGTCTATCACGCTAAGCTGATTAATTCTCTCCTGAATTGTTTTGATGCCTCGTTGTCTCATGCAAATGAGATCTATATGTGCCATTGTCGTATGTAAACACCTATCAGCATAAAACTTAAATGTTGGATAATCAACATTACGGAATACGCCTAACCGGATGGGCGTCCCGACAACTCCACCGGGAGGCATGTCCTCACCAGGAATGTAGGTAAAAAGTATATTTTTTACAGTACCTCTATTTATACGGAAAGAGAAGCGTTTGTGTATTCCGACATCTCCGTAAAAACTAATCTCCATCTGATTAAGAATACTCTCTTCACAACCATATAAAAGCAGAGAAAAGACATCGTGCATTAATTCCTTCTCTATCTCTTTGAGTTGTAATGTGAGATATTTTCTCTCAATTTCTACATCAAGCAGAGGGAGGCGTTGAATTGGTAGTGTTGCTGGTCGTGGTGCTTCAGGCCTGCCCTCAATTCTAGGAATACTTGTAGGTATAGTAACTGGGGCCTTTGCCCGTTCTGGGACCTCTATTTCAATACGCTCTATAGCCCTAAACCCATATTTACAAAATAGAACAAAACGTAAGACGAGCTTAATAAATAGAAGGATAATCATAGGAATGATCAGGAGAAAGGCCAATACTCTCAAAGTCCTAATAAAAGAAGATTGATTCTCATCTCCAAGACTTGTTAAAGAAGCCCCCTATTAGGCCCTAGAACTTTGATTTCTATGCGAAAAGCTTAAGAGAATAAAAAAATTTATGGTCATTGAAATACCTAGATTATTCAAAAAATATAGCTGAAAATGATACCCCATTTAATACTTTCTAACTAATTAATCTCCTATTATTTAAGTAAATTTCTAATGTTAAGAATATTAACATTAGCCCCAACTTTTCTTATGGATATCTGAATATAGGGCATTCACTACAGGTTTATATCAAAAATAGAAGATCATAATTACTATTTGCAAAAAAGCCTTAACGTTCTCTAATAATCAGTACATGGTTTCCCGCAGGATCTGTGCGTATTCTTCGAATACCAATGGTACGTGGATTAGTAAATCCCCGCAATTTGGACAGCTCTTCCCTTTGTTCAGATAAGTAGTCTAATACATGAAGATCTGCCCATTCTTGAGGAGAATAACCAGGTTGGTTATTAATTCTGTAGGAACCCATAGACTCAAATTTTAATCGCGGAAAATCTGGATGTGTGAAAAAAATATCGTCATTATCCCCTAAAAGATCGTCACTATCTATTTTAGATTTAATACCTATACCCATTCTATTCAGAATTGATTTTCTTCCTATGTTTCTTAGACGTTGATGTTCATTTAGGATTATATCTAAATTCTCTCGATCAAGAGGTGGTAGATGAAAATTCATAGCTTTAAGTTGATCTTTCGTAAATATATAAGGTAGGCTTTCATTTAATTGTTCAGGAGGACTGATAAAAGTAGTCTGTTCAGACCATCTCTCACATCCCCTGTATTTGTAATATAAGGCTACCTTAATGATTATCTTGATAATAAAGACTATAATCGCAGGAATAACAAACAAATAAAGAAATAACGTTTTCAACCTCTCCTGAAAGAGTAGTGGTATTTGAATATCCATGTAAACAAGCTGTCCCTGTGGATTTATCCCCTCAACGTATAGAACTCGGGATCTATCTCTAAACTGGAGGATTCTATCCACTCTCTCTACTAAAGATTCTAAGTCACCTGTCCCTCTACCCAACCTTGGAAGATCTATAAGGAAATTATTTGAAAAAATCATAGATGAGAAGAAATGCGAAATCATGAATTCACTAGAAGAATTAAAATTGGAATTCAAATAAAACGATTCGGAGACTATAGAAATCCCCTAGAAGAAACGATAGTTGTTTAATACAACGTTAAAAGATCCATTCGAACTACGAACTATCTTTACATTCATCGTGAAGTGCCGTGATCCGGCTCTCATCAGCTAAAAAAGATACTAATAAACCCAAGAAAAATTATCACGAAAATCTGATTTGCATCATTGCAAATGCATAAAATAAGAGAAACTACTTTGCATCAGCCCTCCTGAACAATCAAATAAAAACCCTCTCCATATATTTTTAGAGATCGAATCGAACTTTAGTAATATTATAGATTTGATCTTCAGAAAGATTGTCGTGTTCTTTTCATAAGAAAGCTTGTATCTAAAAGCGTACAACAGTCCTTTTCGATCTTTGATAAGTAATTGAATATCTTGTTTAAAAGAATTATTTTTGTATCGCTATCCGCAAATGAAGAAACTATAGCCTCTACGTTGAGTTGTATAATTTCTTTAAGATTTAAAGGTAAAGATTCGACAAGAGTCAATTCAGAATCTTCATCAATAGGAAGTCCGGATAAAAGCAACATCGTGTTTTGCAAAGAAAGTCCTCCCATTTGAGGATTATCAGAACTCAATGCTACTCTAAGCTTATGCTCTCTGAATAAAGCAAAGAAAGGATGCTCATCAAGGCTATTAACGGCTGTTTTACCTATTTTTTTTAATTCAGAATATTGATGTAATGAAGCTCCGAGTATAAGGTTAATAGCTGGGGCCATAACAAGCGTGATGTTTTTTAACTGGATTTCACGGATAGTTGGCAAATGTTCGATTGCTTGGAATCCATGTGCTATCCTTTGTAAAGGTAATGCCTGCAACGTTTGGCTCAAATATAAAAATCCCGTCCCCTCTCCTGCATGAGCTTCACAACCAAATCCCTTATCATACGCTTGGCGATAGCCCGTGGTTAATTTATTAGGCGCTGCCTGAGGGCAAATTTCAGCTCCCGCAGATTGCAGGCCAACAAAAAGATTGGGAAATAAAGACTCAGCTTCACTAAGCCAATTTGCAGCCTCCTCTGATCGTTCTTGTGTAGTTTGCTGGAGATTAGAGGAACCCGTTTTATTAAAACAATTAAGAAAACGAAGGATGACTCCTTGACTCTCAAAAAGTTGAGAGGCTCTAAAAAACAAAGCATATAAGCGTGAACGAGCTTCTTGAGGTTCAAGCAATGGATAAATTGCGTAAGCTATACGGATATTTTGCTGGACTTCAGCATAAATGATGTTATCTTGTCGGCATTGTTGCAAATAATTCTGTAGAACAAACCAAAGATCATTTTCATTTTGAATTCCTCCCGGAGGATATCTATGTCCCTGTACAGTAGCCATAACCCTATCAAAGCTAGAAAAATCACGAGAAATGACATTATATTTTAATAAAGAAACATCAGGATTCCGTTCGTAGCGAATGCTCTCAAAATTTTGGAATATTTCAGAATAACTATTATGAGGGTTTCCGTTAGATAAGGAAGTAGATATCCACAGGCTATTTTCCCACTTTATAAGACCATTTCTAACTCCCAACTCCCAAGCTGTTTCTGGTGAAATTGTCCCTGGAAGATGCACATGGATATCTGCTTTAGGAAGATCTTTAATAAACTGACTTGTACAGGACATACTCTGATACAATTCAGAGGATATCCGTGATAGCTGTTGAATAAAAAAAAAAGCCTCTTATCGATCATATCCGATTTTTACTTTCTTAGTGTCAGATCTTATTCCCACTCAATAGTTGCTGGAGGTTTATCAGAGATGTCGTAAACCACTCTACTAACTTCAGGGATTTCGTTAATGATGCGTGATGAACAACGGTTAAGGAATTCTCTAGATAAAGATGGCCAGCACGCTGTCATAAAATCAGTAGATTCTACTGCTCGTAAAGCTATTGTATAACCGTAATGACGACAATCTCCTTTTACAGCAACAGACTTAATTGGTAAGAAAACAGCAAATGCTTGGCTAACTTTATGGTATAAATTAGCTTTCTTTAGTTCTTTAATAAAAATATCATCAGCATTTTTTACTATTTCTACGTATTCTTGGCAAACTTTCCCAAGAACCCTAACTCCTAAACCAGGCCCAGGAAAGGGGTGTCGAGATATTAGGGAATCAGGTAAACCCAGAACCCTACCTAAAGCTCTAACTTCATCTTTAAAGAGAAAACGTAGAGGTTCTAAAAGTTTCAGATTCAATTTTTCTGGAAGTCCGCCGACATTATGGTGAGACTTGATTACTTGTGTTGCATCACAAGATTTGGCAGATTCAATTACATCAGAGTAGATAGTTCCTTGAGCCAACCATTGAACTTCAAGATTTCTGGATACTTCGTCAAAAACTTCAATAAAGGAGGATCCAATAATTTTACGTTTTTGTTCAGGATCTTCTATTCCATCTAGGTCTCGGAAAAATTTTTCGGAAGCATCTTCTACAATTATCTTTAATCCCAGAGAAGAGAATTGCTGTTTTACCTCCTCAACCTCATTTTTTCTTAATAATCCTGTGTTAACAAAGACACAAGACAATCGATCACCTAAGGCATTATGGAGCAAAACTGCTAAAACAGAAGAATCCACACCCCCAGATAGGCCGAGTAATACTCGTTCTGTTTCTCCTACCCTATCTTTAATGTTATTGATCAATTGTTTCTCTATTGTTTCAATTTTCCAAGTTTCTGAAGCTTGACAAACATGTTTCACAAAATTTGATAAGATTGTATCACCTATTGCTTGAGAATCTGAAACTTCAGGATGGAATTGAAGACCAAAGAGTTTTTTCTCAGGACATTCTATAGCAGCAATAGGACAATGTTTAGAACTAGCTGTAACAAAAAAATCATCAGGAGGAACAGCGACAGAATCACAATGACTCATGCGAATTTCAGTATGAAAACTATCCTTGTCAACAAGACCTTTAAAAAGTTCACTTGGATAAAAAACTATAGGCGTGTAACCAAATTCATTTCCGCCTTCTCTTACTTCGCTTCCAAAATCTCTAGCAATAAGCTGCATACCATAACAGACTCCAAGTATAGGAATATTAATGTTATAGATTTCTCGATCCACTTTCGGACTATTCTCATGATAAACTGAATGAGGACCTCCAGAAAAAATTAAGCCCGAGGGAGCTGATTGAAGAATATTCTGTAAAGGTGTATTCCAAGGAAGCACCTCACAAAATACAGACAATAAACGTATCTTTTTCGCTAGAATGTTGGTGTATTGAGAACCAAAATCAAGAATGAGAATCTTACTCAAGATAGATTACCTTTTACTATTTAGAGATTAGATAATTTGGAGCATGTTGAATGTGTTGTAAATTATGAATATGACTTTCAGCTCGTCCAGAATGGGTAATTCGGGCAAATACAGCGTTCTGGCGTAATTCTTCTAAATTATGAGCTCCCAGATAGCCCATGCCTGATCGAATTCCCCCTAGAATTTGATAAAGCACATCATCAAGAGAGCCTTTGTAAGGCACAAGTCCTTCAACACCCTCAGGAACAAATTTTTTCGCATTATTCTTTTGGAAATAGCGCTCAGCACTCCCTCTTTTCATTGCTCCGAGAGAACCCATGCCTCGATATGTCTTATAAGCTTGTTCATTAATCCGAACAACTTCTCCTGGTGTTTCATCAGTTCCTGCTAGCATACTACCAAGCATAACACAATGGGCTCCAGCGGCTAGAGCTTTAACAATGTCTCCAGAATAGCGCATGCCTCCATCGGCAATGACTCGTACAGAAGAATCACGCAATGCTTCAGAAACGTCGATAACCGCTGTCAATTGAGGCAATCCCACACCTGAAATGATCCGCGTTGTACATATAGATCCGGGACCAATCCCTACTTTAACAGCATCTACACCAATTTCAGCCAAACAAAGAGCTGCTGCTCTTGAAACAATATTCCCCACAATGAGAGTTACTGAAGGATAATTCTTTTTAATGGTTAAGGCTGTATCAAGTACCAATTTAGAATGTCCATGAGCAGTGTCTACCACTAAAGCATCTATACCTACTTCAACTAAAGCATCAGCTCTTTCTAAACCTTCTTGACCAATACCTACGGCACCGCCAACTACTAAAGAAGAACTTTGTGATTTTATTTGTTTTACAATAGAAACCTGTGCACTCGTATCCATATTTTTATGAACAATTCCAAGTCCTCCAGCTACAGTCATCGCTCTAGCCATAGACAACTCTGTCACTGAATCCATTGCTGCAGACAAGATAGGGATAGTTAAAGGTAAAGATCCTGAAATAGAAGAAGCTAAACAAGTATCTTGAGGAAGAACGTCAGAGTACTGAGGAACTAATAAAACGTCGTCAAAAGTCAAGGCTTCGCGCATATACTTCTCAATGAGGAAAATGATTAGGACCAAACGCTGATTGAGGAACTCATTCTTCTCATCAGAAACAAATAAAAAGAAAATCGCATTCGAATAAAACTAAAAAGACTCCGATTAAATTAGAAGGATCGTAATACCACTATACAATAATTTCAATGGATTATTGAAAATTTTTAGAAAAAATTTTCAACGAAGGCATCAAGTTATAGATGGCTACCGACGGCAGAATATGCTAAAGTTAAAGATGGTTTGATTTAGAACTCAAAATAGAAAAAATGGGAGCCTATAAATAGCTCCCAGAGCAAAAGCTACTTGCTTCATCCTTATTATAAGAGAAATTTAATAACGCAATGGAGAGTCTTTGTATTCTTCATGAATAGTCTTTATTAGCTGTTCATTAGATAAAAATGTCGTATCCAGATAATCTTGAGCAAAATTATCTCCGAAATCCTCTTTTACATTATCAGAATCTACTGCAGCCCAAATCATAGAATAATAACCTTTTACAGGCAAAATATCACTGGAACATACTTGCGATCCAGCAATCCAAGCAAAAGCTATACTATGGTTGCACTTCCCTAAAGACGTATAATCAGATACTATAACAGGCACAAATTCATAAACTCCTTCACGACGACGACAAGCTACAAAATCATCTTCTCCAATAGCCAAAATAATACCGTTGCAAGATTTTCCTGATGCACGTTTTAAATTTAAAAAACCGCGATTTTTAGGACCATCTGCTTCGGTTAATCTAGCACAACCCCCTAAGAGATCAATATCCAAATTAAATATTCTCACATAATCATGTAACCAAACAGCGTGAGGATGGTATTCCTCAAGAGTATTTCTTGCTGAAATTGGATTCATGAAACTCCCATAAACAAACATAGGAATATAAGGAGAGGTTAGATGCATTTTTGCATGTATTTCCCTCCAGATCCTACGAGATTCTTTATTCGCCCTCTCAATAACTTTAGGGTCCTTATTTTCCTTTGCCAAGCATTGAGCTGGCGTATAAGCGGCAGGATATGAAGAAAAATCAGAGATAGGTAAGTTAATACAAAATACCTGATCAACACTATGATTCTTTAAAGAAACGGGTTCAGAACAACCACTAAGAACTAATAATAAACATCCGAATAGGCATGTTATTGATTTATACATTAAAAATCCCTCCTATATCATGAGAAAAAACCAACTGATATCGTATGAGCACTTCCTAATTAACTTCTATGAAAGTTAGAAATTTATTAAAATTTTGAATATATTCACATAAGTTTTAATAAGATTACAAAACATTATAAAAACACCTATGTGCATTCCAGACAACCTTCAAGATATAAGTTTCAGCAAGATTCTATCATTAACGAATACAGAAACAAATCCAACTAACCGGTAAGTTAATTAAAAAAATCTATAAGAAGCGAAAACAAGAAAAACAAGTATCCTCATGAGACTAAATGTCTTTTCTCTGTTCAAAGATTGTTATGAGCTATCTATCCCATCTAAGAATTCAGATGACCCATTGCGGTTAAAAAAAAATTTATATATCCTACTTAACCAAAAATTAATAAACCAATTAGGGATTCGGCATGTCAAATCCAATACCTACACAACACCCAAATATTTCTTCTCTTCACTCAATTACAAGTCAAACTGAGATTGCAATGAATTTTTCTTCACGAAGGTCGTCTCTAAGACTATTTCTAGATACAATGTTGATTGTTTTAGGTTTTTCTACTGTAGTTTCAATCTTTGTAGCAATGTTTTTTCTGAATGGACTCAGTATGTTAAATGCAACAACAATTGCCTTGTCAGCATCTTTGATTCTGATGGGTATTGTATTTATTAGTGTTGGAGTACTTTTCTTTGTGAATAATATAGAAGAAGGACTCTCTGGAATTTTAAGAAAACGTTTAAAGGAAACAGAGTCAGAAATAAAAGAGCTTAAAAGTCAGATTCAAACTTACGAAATTAACCTTGCATTTGCTCCATCGGAAGATCCTGTAGAAACTTCTGAAACAATAGAAATACCTACATCTCCAGAAATAATTATAGACTCTGTAGGGGTGGACTAGATGATAATTCATTAAATAAAAATTTAGATCAGACTTCAGTTAAAATATTGCAAAAAACAAAGAATCAAAAAATCAATCATTTAGACTAATTGTTTTAAAATTATTGTTATCAAAAATCACCCTTTCACCGCCATTCGAACACTATTTTTTTGTTTTTATTCAATATTTTTATCGCAAACAAAGTTGTAAGTTGCTAGATTCTCTTGCTTTTAAACCAAAAATTGCGCATGAGGCAAGGATATGAGAACACAAAACTTCTTTCTATCGAAAATCAGATTATTGGGTGCTTTATGCCTAGCTTCCCTTTCTGTTTTAATTACTGGATGTACTGCTGAGGATATATTTACTACCGACAAACATCTAATTGAAGAAGCTAAAAGTTTAGCTCCAATTTTCACAGAAACGAAAGATACTGATCATGTCTGGGATACAATAAAAAAAGCTTGGGGATTATCTGAGCGGTTGAATTACGTTCCTATAGTAATTTATGACGATCTTATGAATCCTGTAAGATTTCAAACTAAAGGAAAAAGTCTTTGGAATATTCCTGTAAACGTTTCTAACAGCAAGCGTATTTTCAATTACGATGCACGTACCGATAAAAAAGATAATTCTGCAAAAAATTACGCAGACATTAACGCTCTAGATTTAGGAAATTCTAAGCAAGCTTCTTATTTTTCTGCTATTTTACACGGCATTGAAAAAGAAACATTTGTTAATTTATGTAAGCATTATCCACAACATAGTTTAGTACCTGTAATTGTAACTAGATCATTTGGTCCAGATACTACTTATACTCTTGGATTTATGTTCTCAGTAACAAATCCTGCTTTACAAACTCGTCAAGACGTACTTCCTAATCAAGAACGTTTCTTAGAAATCTGGAATAGCATCAGCTCTGACGATGTTACCTATTTTTACGGAGAGAATTTCCCAGCTGATTATATCAATACAACAGTACTTGCTAATGGGGAGCCTATCAACTCTTTAATCCCAGCAAGTAAATATCTAAAGTAATCTTTAGAATACTTATTAGAATACTTAATTGTGAAACCCCGCAAATATCCGTGCGGGGTTTTTTCATTTAAAGCTAATTACGAACAAATACCCATCGTTAAAAAAGCACTTCTTATCCACATCTTGCTCATCAAAAACCTAAACAACCTTACGAAACTAATTTAGATTTTTTTAACCAAACATGGAAACATTCCTGCTTGGTAAAAAATCCTTACGTATGGGTTAGAGGATATGACATTATTTTCTTGTTCTGCCCTAAAGTCTTCTTTATTAAGTTTACTCCCTATTTTAGGATCTATTCGGACCTTAGCGCGTCTTTACAGTATTTATTCTGTTAAAGATAGAAGTAAGGATATAACTTCAACTTTAACAGTACACACCCTAGTAGGTATTTTTGAAACTTTAGGCCCAGACATAGTTCCTATCTTCTATGACCGTTTTAGGAACCATTCGTGGTCTAGCGCGTCTTTTTTCATGTTTGGTCTGTTAAAGGCACTATAGAGCAAATAAACAACACGATAATTCATACAATTACGGGTATTTTAGAAATGCTCGGTTTAGGAATAGTTCTTTTGATATTTAGAATTGCCTTAGCAGCGCTGCTTGTTCCTATAG contains these protein-coding regions:
- the guaB gene encoding IMP dehydrogenase, translated to MREALTFDDVLLVPQYSDVLPQDTCLASSISGSLPLTIPILSAAMDSVTELSMARAMTVAGGLGIVHKNMDTSAQVSIVKQIKSQSSSLVVGGAVGIGQEGLERADALVEVGIDALVVDTAHGHSKLVLDTALTIKKNYPSVTLIVGNIVSRAAALCLAEIGVDAVKVGIGPGSICTTRIISGVGLPQLTAVIDVSEALRDSSVRVIADGGMRYSGDIVKALAAGAHCVMLGSMLAGTDETPGEVVRINEQAYKTYRGMGSLGAMKRGSAERYFQKNNAKKFVPEGVEGLVPYKGSLDDVLYQILGGIRSGMGYLGAHNLEELRQNAVFARITHSGRAESHIHNLQHIQHAPNYLISK
- the guaA gene encoding glutamine-hydrolyzing GMP synthase, with amino-acid sequence MSKILILDFGSQYTNILAKKIRLLSVFCEVLPWNTPLQNILQSAPSGLIFSGGPHSVYHENSPKVDREIYNINIPILGVCYGMQLIARDFGSEVREGGNEFGYTPIVFYPSELFKGLVDKDSFHTEIRMSHCDSVAVPPDDFFVTASSKHCPIAAIECPEKKLFGLQFHPEVSDSQAIGDTILSNFVKHVCQASETWKIETIEKQLINNIKDRVGETERVLLGLSGGVDSSVLAVLLHNALGDRLSCVFVNTGLLRKNEVEEVKQQFSSLGLKIIVEDASEKFFRDLDGIEDPEQKRKIIGSSFIEVFDEVSRNLEVQWLAQGTIYSDVIESAKSCDATQVIKSHHNVGGLPEKLNLKLLEPLRFLFKDEVRALGRVLGLPDSLISRHPFPGPGLGVRVLGKVCQEYVEIVKNADDIFIKELKKANLYHKVSQAFAVFLPIKSVAVKGDCRHYGYTIALRAVESTDFMTACWPSLSREFLNRCSSRIINEIPEVSRVVYDISDKPPATIEWE
- a CDS encoding gamma-glutamylcyclotransferase family protein — translated: MYKSITCLFGCLLLVLSGCSEPVSLKNHSVDQVFCINLPISDFSSYPAAYTPAQCLAKENKDPKVIERANKESRRIWREIHAKMHLTSPYIPMFVYGSFMNPISARNTLEEYHPHAVWLHDYVRIFNLDIDLLGGCARLTEADGPKNRGFLNLKRASGKSCNGIILAIGEDDFVACRRREGVYEFVPVIVSDYTSLGKCNHSIAFAWIAGSQVCSSDILPVKGYYSMIWAAVDSDNVKEDFGDNFAQDYLDTTFLSNEQLIKTIHEEYKDSPLRY
- a CDS encoding DUF648 domain-containing protein yields the protein MPYLIFSDYSKPSLLEKTVSFLDFCLYLGGKQSYIVARDPQNKAWSVTVPGQVLSTFEKVLRILCLLVFIPITIIALAIRFLLYAYLSYKGRIVCLDNLVSKEERKLLILYPQVLQNIRRLPLVYTSLPLEDCYIAFNSLESSEIDDMSFWIDYPSLSTKMDFFGIQIPKDKLKKVKKSPHGEPTDFPINFPLLCREILKTELGEGEIVSQKGIEKLSRLFLAFLVYRSQKNANGKIETIIPLDSPDALWAKLLFFDYLDENPLTKGLLGSRVLKELERLGVLKKPEIHQYSMSKVVVNWQL